From Gemmatimonadota bacterium, a single genomic window includes:
- a CDS encoding site-specific DNA-methyltransferase: MKTIHQIFYRDARNLKEIPSESVDLVVTSPPYPMIGMWDDVFGSQNLEVQKALKIEDGKLAHELMHEILDSVWDEMFRVLKDGRFACINIGDATRKVGGDFCLYPNHARILNYLLNIGFSALPDILWRKQTNAPNKFMGSGMLPAGAYVTLEHEYILILRKGSKREFKTECEKQNRRESALFWEERNIWYSDVWMDIKGTGQRLSDELSRLRSAAFPYELAYRLVNMYSVKGDVVLDPFLGTGTTIAAAMTSGRNSIGVEIDKSFQQAIRPMARQIVDFSNDYLRDRLRRHFEFVEDRIQTSGPLKYTNRYYGCPVVTSQEQSILLNGLKEVRESDDNIFEVAYSEKPQSIYDQSKNKMTIESLDKSETQLDLLSR, from the coding sequence ATGAAAACGATCCATCAAATATTTTATCGGGATGCGAGAAACTTAAAGGAGATCCCTTCGGAGAGTGTCGATCTGGTGGTGACATCGCCGCCGTATCCCATGATTGGCATGTGGGATGATGTATTTGGCAGCCAAAATTTGGAGGTCCAGAAGGCGTTAAAGATCGAGGATGGCAAGTTGGCTCATGAGTTGATGCATGAAATTCTCGATTCTGTATGGGATGAGATGTTCAGGGTCTTAAAAGATGGCCGATTTGCCTGTATCAATATTGGCGATGCGACGCGGAAGGTAGGCGGTGATTTTTGTTTGTATCCAAATCACGCGCGAATTTTGAATTATCTCTTAAATATCGGGTTTTCAGCACTTCCCGATATTCTCTGGCGAAAACAAACCAACGCGCCCAATAAATTTATGGGATCGGGTATGTTACCCGCTGGTGCTTATGTGACTCTGGAACACGAGTATATTTTGATTTTGAGAAAGGGTTCTAAAAGGGAATTTAAGACGGAATGCGAAAAACAGAACAGGCGCGAGAGCGCTTTGTTTTGGGAGGAGAGGAATATCTGGTATTCGGATGTTTGGATGGATATTAAGGGTACGGGACAGAGGCTTTCCGATGAGTTGTCGCGTTTGAGGAGTGCCGCGTTTCCTTATGAATTGGCCTATCGTCTGGTCAATATGTACTCTGTGAAAGGCGATGTGGTTCTCGATCCGTTTTTGGGTACGGGTACTACAATTGCTGCTGCGATGACTTCGGGACGCAATAGTATTGGCGTTGAAATTGACAAAAGTTTTCAACAGGCAATTCGCCCGATGGCGCGACAGATTGTCGATTTTTCAAATGATTATTTGCGCGATAGGTTGAGGAGACATTTTGAATTTGTCGAAGATCGAATCCAGACGTCGGGACCGTTGAAATATACGAACAGGTATTATGGGTGTCCCGTGGTGACGAGCCAGGAACAGTCCATTTTGTTGAATGGCTTAAAGGAGGTGCGAGAGTCTGATGATAATATCTTTGAAGTCGCGTATTCTGAGAAACCTCAGAGTATATATGACCAGAGTAAAAACAAAATGACCATAGAATCTCTGGACAAAAGTGAAACTCAACTCGATCTGTTAAGTAGGTAA
- the uvrB gene encoding excinuclease ABC subunit UvrB, with amino-acid sequence MPRFEVISPFEPAGDQPQAIEELAQGIRDGESYQTLMGATGTGKTFSMSKVIESVQKPTLVISHNKTLAAQLYGEFRSFFPNNAVEYFISYYDYYQPEAYKPVTDTFIEKEADINDEINRLRLRATSALMERRDVIIVASVSCIYGIGNPDEYEDHLVILDRGAEMDRDAMLRKLVDIHFTRNDVAFEPAAFRVRGDVVEIYPPEREHPVRVEFFGDEIDALSEVHPVTGEVLAERDRIVIYPAKHFVTSGNRIEKAIVQIEVDLAKQLEAFNDQGKLLEAQRLEMRTRYDIEMMREIGFCQGIENYSRYIDGRKPGEAPYVLLDYFSDDFLIVLDESHVTIPQLRGMWNGDRSRKEVLIEHGFRLPAALDNRPLYFEEFEQKATQVVFMSATPADYELEQCQGVVVEQVIRPTGLLDPEMVVRPVRGQVDDLIEESRVRVECGDRVLVTTLTKRMAEDLSEYMRELGIRARYMHSDVDSLERVAIIRDLRLGEFDVLVGVNLLREGLDLPEVSLVAILDADKEGFLRSERSLIQTAGRAARNARGTVIMYADKVTDSMQRAIDETNRRRALQEEYNLIHGITPETLYKTREEILQTTAVADEKADELPLVAEESPEYVEGANRLDIIEELTRKMGEAAENLEFEKAAQYRDEIARLKAEVA; translated from the coding sequence ATGCCGCGATTTGAAGTAATATCGCCTTTTGAGCCTGCGGGTGATCAGCCCCAGGCGATTGAAGAACTCGCTCAGGGGATTCGAGATGGCGAGTCATACCAGACTTTGATGGGGGCAACGGGTACGGGTAAGACGTTTTCAATGTCCAAGGTGATTGAATCTGTTCAAAAGCCCACGCTCGTGATTTCCCACAACAAAACTCTGGCGGCACAACTCTACGGCGAGTTTCGGAGTTTTTTCCCGAATAATGCCGTGGAGTATTTTATTTCGTATTACGATTATTACCAGCCCGAAGCCTATAAGCCAGTGACGGATACGTTTATTGAAAAAGAAGCGGATATCAACGATGAGATCAATCGCTTGCGCCTGCGCGCGACAAGTGCTTTGATGGAGCGGCGAGATGTGATCATTGTGGCGAGTGTGTCGTGTATTTACGGTATTGGCAATCCGGATGAATACGAAGATCATCTGGTGATTCTGGATCGCGGTGCAGAGATGGATCGCGATGCCATGTTGCGCAAGCTGGTGGATATTCATTTTACGCGCAATGATGTGGCTTTTGAGCCTGCCGCTTTTCGGGTGCGGGGCGATGTGGTCGAAATTTATCCGCCCGAGCGCGAGCATCCGGTGCGCGTGGAGTTTTTTGGCGATGAGATCGACGCGTTGAGCGAGGTGCATCCCGTGACGGGCGAGGTGCTTGCGGAGCGCGATCGCATTGTTATTTATCCGGCCAAGCACTTTGTGACCAGTGGCAATCGCATTGAGAAAGCCATTGTTCAGATTGAGGTGGATCTGGCGAAACAACTGGAGGCGTTTAATGATCAGGGCAAGTTGTTAGAGGCACAGCGATTGGAGATGCGCACGCGCTACGATATCGAGATGATGCGCGAGATTGGTTTTTGTCAGGGTATTGAAAATTATTCGCGGTATATCGATGGGCGAAAACCCGGGGAAGCACCTTATGTGTTGCTGGATTATTTTTCAGATGATTTTCTGATTGTGCTGGATGAATCCCATGTGACGATTCCGCAGTTGCGCGGGATGTGGAATGGGGACCGGTCTCGCAAAGAGGTGTTGATAGAGCATGGGTTCAGGTTGCCCGCGGCATTGGATAATCGCCCGTTGTATTTTGAGGAGTTTGAACAGAAGGCAACGCAGGTTGTTTTTATGTCGGCCACGCCTGCGGATTATGAATTGGAACAGTGTCAGGGCGTGGTGGTGGAGCAGGTGATTCGTCCGACGGGGTTGCTCGATCCCGAGATGGTGGTACGACCTGTGCGCGGGCAGGTTGATGATCTTATTGAAGAATCGCGGGTCAGGGTAGAATGCGGTGATCGCGTGCTGGTAACGACGCTGACCAAGCGCATGGCAGAGGATTTGTCGGAGTATATGCGCGAGTTGGGTATCAGGGCGCGCTATATGCACTCAGATGTCGATTCGCTCGAGCGCGTGGCAATTATCAGGGATTTGCGTTTGGGTGAGTTCGATGTGCTCGTGGGGGTGAATTTGTTGCGCGAGGGGTTGGATCTGCCAGAGGTGTCGCTGGTCGCTATTCTGGATGCTGATAAGGAAGGGTTTTTGCGGTCGGAGCGGTCGTTGATTCAGACTGCTGGGAGAGCTGCGCGGAATGCCAGAGGTACGGTTATTATGTATGCGGATAAGGTGACGGATTCGATGCAGCGCGCCATTGATGAGACGAATCGCCGCCGGGCATTGCAGGAGGAGTATAATCTTATACACGGCATTACGCCTGAGACGCTTTACAAGACCAGAGAAGAGATTCTCCAGACGACGGCTGTGGCAGATGAGAAGGCAGATGAGTTGCCATTGGTTGCCGAAGAATCGCCTGAGTATGTGGAGGGAGCCAATCGGCTGGATATAATTGAAGAATTGACCCGCAAGATGGGTGAAGCGGCTGAGAACTTGGAGTTTGAGAAGGCAGCGCAATATCGCGATGAGATTGCAAGGTTAAAGGCAGAGGTGGCGTAA